The proteins below come from a single Treponema phagedenis genomic window:
- a CDS encoding DUF4340 domain-containing protein, with the protein MKRSDFLQIKNRFGIETKTLVLFGILIVLLLAVAGSFIFSRTKKEQSFESVLVLEKDIPAIQKIIISIPAKNNQPGVEYGFEKKDGRWFLSVGNQMFQAKELMLNRLLETLSAKRYFTPITKNAAHYANYGLEDSHAAGIRLIKDGDAILADIYFGNINTLGTDRYVRTGKTTDVLLTADSFHSFLQTYTDLWLNLQIYQDLFTTQRIQSLQFGHSSGNRNRNEEAFKALEKFLQSFSCLDIYTETIPSQEKTETILLHFEQSEPLAISVTPLPNGDRVLTDSISGHTYLISDYTAKRLTALVQKCL; encoded by the coding sequence ATGAAGCGAAGCGATTTTTTGCAAATAAAAAATAGGTTCGGTATAGAAACCAAAACGCTTGTGCTTTTTGGAATTCTTATTGTACTGCTCCTTGCCGTTGCGGGAAGTTTTATTTTTTCCCGCACAAAAAAAGAACAAAGTTTTGAAAGTGTTTTGGTTCTTGAAAAAGATATTCCCGCTATTCAAAAAATAATTATTTCCATTCCGGCAAAAAACAATCAGCCGGGCGTTGAATACGGTTTTGAAAAAAAAGATGGGCGTTGGTTTTTATCTGTCGGCAATCAAATGTTTCAGGCAAAAGAGCTTATGCTCAATCGTTTGTTGGAAACGCTTTCCGCAAAACGATATTTTACGCCGATTACAAAAAATGCCGCGCATTATGCAAATTACGGACTTGAGGATTCTCATGCAGCCGGAATTCGGTTAATAAAAGACGGCGATGCAATTCTTGCCGATATTTATTTTGGAAATATCAATACGCTTGGAACAGACCGTTATGTGCGTACCGGAAAAACTACCGATGTTCTTTTAACCGCTGACAGCTTTCATTCGTTTTTGCAAACTTATACAGACCTTTGGCTGAACCTGCAAATCTACCAAGACCTTTTTACAACACAGCGCATACAATCTTTGCAGTTCGGGCACAGCAGCGGCAATCGAAATCGGAATGAGGAGGCGTTTAAAGCCTTGGAAAAGTTTTTGCAAAGTTTTTCCTGCTTGGACATTTATACCGAAACGATCCCCTCCCAAGAAAAAACGGAAACGATTCTTTTGCATTTTGAGCAATCCGAACCGCTTGCTATTTCTGTAACACCGCTTCCAAACGGCGACCGCGTTTTAACGGACTCGATAAGCGGGCATACATATCTTATCAGCGATTACACCGCAAAACGATTGACAGCCCTTGTTCAAAAATGTTTGTAA
- a CDS encoding cytidylyltransferase domain-containing protein, producing the protein MKNLSTGVAVIVQARLHSTRLPEKALLDIYGKPLLAYTLAAMRRVPAERYILACSEDSVSAFESIAKEYGYICIGGSEEDVLSRFCKAIKMFQNTVNPIKTIIRATADNPFLFYEAAEASLKKFIALKEPDYFTFTGLPHGSGIEVLKAESLLSAEILSKDKYEREHVGPALYRHTDIFICIREAAPAQWYYPELRTTIDTKDDYERALLMKTYLQNTHTQEPAKASDIIAAFYYAERIIVFYPSIKYGQGSGHLRRVFNLFFELQKKYRCLIYLNQEKQSPQISQIIKSLPEESIITELPEKTRLIILDNFRTSAEEMDSLKTFAPVLALDEGGDGREMADYVLDILPRLQTSEEINFAKLANKTDTSFIPLPKHRRILPLPKKSKRFYPVPDKTKLLVAFGGEDIKHHAEPVAKNLAAIGFEVSVILSDTQNENQNENIHILPPVTNLREQLFGWDLVITHFGFTAFESLAAGCAVLLVSPTEYHFLLAEQTGFSVINSPCPSTKEFSEKMKRGIQFPDSITKNTEEKSLSDKIQIIANGTRYPCPICGENTESKIVGRADNKTIAQCDQCDMLFLYFCTAEKKEYSEKYFFDEYKAQYGKTYLEDFEAIKKQGGRRIKEIDLLREAIFKNQKANLFETEKKILDIGCAYGPFLSAAQEAHWHVIGTDVSEDAVHYVTETLNIPAFSATFPILPQSFDFIMQGSFTTNQAKKVTIQIHERSFHAITMWFVIEHFQDLDTVLHKVSDLLLPGGIFAFSTPNFAGVTGRRFPLKFFSESPTDHFSLFDSRTVKKQLERYGFQVKKIISIGHHPERFFPQYNIKKNGFIWKLLLLISKLFKLGDSMEVYAMKRGELKDIV; encoded by the coding sequence ATGAAAAATTTATCTACCGGTGTCGCGGTAATTGTACAAGCACGCTTGCATTCAACAAGGCTCCCCGAAAAAGCGCTCTTAGATATCTACGGAAAACCATTGCTCGCATATACATTAGCGGCAATGCGGCGCGTTCCCGCAGAGCGTTATATTCTTGCATGCAGCGAAGATTCGGTATCTGCTTTTGAATCGATAGCAAAAGAATACGGCTATATTTGTATTGGCGGTTCTGAAGAAGATGTGCTTTCACGATTTTGTAAAGCAATCAAAATGTTTCAAAATACGGTAAATCCTATTAAAACAATTATCAGAGCAACAGCGGACAATCCTTTTTTATTTTATGAAGCAGCGGAAGCTTCTCTCAAAAAATTTATTGCATTAAAAGAGCCGGACTATTTTACGTTCACAGGGCTTCCGCACGGAAGCGGTATAGAAGTTTTAAAGGCTGAAAGTTTATTGTCGGCGGAAATTCTTAGTAAAGACAAATACGAGCGTGAACATGTCGGCCCTGCATTATACCGCCATACGGATATCTTTATTTGTATTCGTGAAGCTGCACCCGCTCAATGGTACTATCCTGAGTTGCGAACAACTATAGACACAAAAGATGATTATGAGCGTGCCCTCCTCATGAAAACATACTTGCAAAATACTCATACGCAAGAGCCGGCAAAAGCAAGTGATATTATTGCCGCATTTTATTATGCTGAAAGAATAATTGTGTTTTATCCATCAATAAAATACGGACAAGGATCGGGACATTTACGCAGAGTGTTTAATTTATTTTTTGAATTGCAAAAAAAATATCGATGCCTTATATATCTTAATCAGGAAAAACAATCACCGCAGATTTCACAAATTATTAAATCTCTTCCCGAAGAGAGTATAATAACCGAACTGCCGGAAAAAACACGTTTAATTATACTGGATAATTTTAGAACATCAGCGGAAGAAATGGATTCTTTAAAAACATTTGCTCCGGTGCTTGCTCTTGACGAAGGTGGCGATGGACGTGAAATGGCGGATTATGTTTTAGATATTCTTCCGCGACTGCAAACAAGTGAAGAAATAAACTTTGCAAAACTTGCTAACAAAACAGATACAAGTTTTATTCCTCTGCCAAAACACAGACGAATTCTTCCGCTTCCCAAAAAATCAAAAAGATTTTATCCTGTACCGGATAAAACTAAGTTGCTTGTAGCCTTTGGCGGAGAAGATATAAAACATCACGCGGAACCTGTTGCAAAAAATTTAGCTGCGATCGGATTTGAGGTTTCGGTTATTTTATCTGATACTCAAAACGAAAATCAAAACGAGAATATACATATTCTTCCGCCTGTAACAAATTTGCGAGAGCAATTGTTCGGTTGGGATTTAGTTATCACTCATTTCGGTTTTACCGCTTTCGAGTCGCTTGCTGCAGGTTGTGCTGTTTTACTTGTTTCTCCAACCGAATATCATTTTTTACTAGCGGAACAAACAGGCTTTTCTGTTATTAACTCTCCTTGTCCCTCAACAAAAGAGTTTTCCGAAAAGATGAAACGAGGAATTCAATTTCCTGATTCCATAACAAAAAATACGGAAGAAAAAAGTCTTTCAGATAAAATACAAATTATTGCAAACGGTACAAGATATCCATGTCCTATCTGTGGAGAAAATACGGAATCAAAAATAGTAGGACGTGCAGACAATAAAACTATTGCACAGTGTGATCAATGTGATATGCTTTTTTTATACTTTTGCACTGCGGAAAAAAAAGAATATTCTGAAAAATATTTTTTTGATGAATATAAAGCACAATATGGAAAAACATATCTTGAAGATTTTGAAGCAATCAAAAAACAGGGCGGGCGACGCATAAAAGAAATCGATCTTTTACGTGAAGCAATTTTTAAAAATCAAAAGGCTAATCTCTTTGAAACGGAAAAAAAGATTTTAGATATCGGTTGTGCATACGGACCGTTTTTATCCGCTGCACAAGAAGCACATTGGCATGTGATCGGTACCGATGTATCCGAAGATGCAGTGCACTATGTTACCGAAACACTAAACATTCCCGCTTTTTCTGCAACCTTTCCTATATTGCCCCAAAGTTTTGATTTTATTATGCAGGGAAGCTTTACCACCAACCAAGCAAAAAAAGTGACTATACAAATTCATGAACGAAGTTTTCATGCAATTACCATGTGGTTTGTAATTGAGCATTTTCAGGATCTCGATACTGTTCTCCATAAAGTTTCCGACTTATTGCTTCCCGGCGGAATATTTGCATTTTCAACACCGAACTTTGCCGGTGTTACCGGACGGAGATTCCCTCTAAAATTCTTTTCAGAAAGTCCGACAGACCATTTCAGCCTTTTTGATTCAAGAACAGTCAAAAAACAACTTGAACGCTATGGCTTTCAAGTAAAAAAAATTATTTCCATTGGACATCACCCTGAAAGATTTTTCCCCCAATATAATATCAAAAAAAACGGTTTTATTTGGAAATTACTTTTACTCATAAGCAAACTGTTCAAACTTGGCGACAGCATGGAAGTTTATGCGATGAAGCGCGGAGAGCTAAAGGACATAGTGTAA
- a CDS encoding spiro-SPASM protein, with product MKSILVLTAVEISPFAFESLDAEGESAFSLACKRGAQLPDCDAVFIFTDKESEPLIKTAVEQNEYTKPLHIQVVTETTPSEFFLQISRICGTCDAVFVARADAPFLDLQTAAKLYRQHFDYIAEYSFADGYPEGLVPQILAPGLFPILAELVKDADIPLSGNFIFESIKKDINSFDLETLIAPDDLRHLRLDFYANSKEGFLLCKSFTDINGENYAALISERGECLRLIPAYYSIELVNFHPLRSLYRPNIFPQNLDSNCLMKKEPLFALVKKIAAFSEKAVISLSVFGEPSLHPDIVEIIQEILSYPQLSVLIETSGFGWKHETIQDIARVANAAAGRKPFNIAWIVFLDAISSAMYAKIHRLPIQETNEKLKIAATFTDEIHKLFPQCVWAQTFRMNENEEELEPFFRFWKEQIGQVIIQKYNPLCNKLPDRRVADLSPLDRHPCWHLKRDMTVLTDGTVPLCREDIDTSLILGNAFSEELAEIWKRAEPIYKEHLHADYKGICKYCDEYYTYNF from the coding sequence ATGAAGTCGATACTTGTTTTAACTGCGGTTGAAATTTCCCCCTTTGCTTTCGAGTCTCTTGATGCCGAAGGGGAGTCCGCTTTTTCACTTGCCTGCAAACGAGGCGCCCAGCTTCCCGACTGCGACGCGGTTTTTATTTTTACCGATAAGGAAAGCGAACCTCTGATAAAAACGGCAGTTGAGCAAAACGAGTATACAAAACCGTTACATATACAAGTAGTGACGGAAACCACACCTTCGGAATTTTTTTTGCAAATTTCACGTATTTGCGGCACCTGCGATGCGGTCTTTGTTGCGCGGGCGGACGCTCCGTTTTTAGATCTGCAAACGGCTGCAAAATTATATCGGCAGCACTTTGATTACATTGCCGAATACAGTTTTGCGGACGGTTATCCCGAAGGGCTTGTTCCGCAAATTCTTGCACCGGGATTATTCCCGATTTTGGCGGAATTGGTAAAGGATGCGGATATTCCGCTTTCCGGTAATTTTATTTTTGAAAGCATTAAAAAAGATATTAACTCTTTTGATTTAGAAACCTTGATTGCACCCGATGACCTGCGGCACCTCCGCTTGGATTTTTATGCGAATTCAAAAGAAGGTTTTTTGCTTTGCAAGTCGTTTACGGATATTAACGGCGAGAACTATGCCGCTCTTATTTCTGAAAGGGGAGAATGCTTGCGGCTTATCCCCGCGTATTATAGTATTGAGTTGGTGAATTTCCACCCGCTTCGCTCACTATATCGTCCCAACATTTTTCCGCAAAACCTTGATTCAAACTGTCTGATGAAAAAAGAGCCGCTGTTTGCGCTGGTAAAAAAAATTGCGGCATTTTCAGAAAAGGCGGTTATTTCTCTTTCGGTGTTTGGAGAGCCTTCATTGCATCCGGATATTGTTGAGATTATTCAGGAAATTCTTTCGTATCCACAGCTTTCCGTTTTGATTGAAACTTCGGGGTTTGGCTGGAAGCATGAAACAATACAGGATATTGCCCGTGTTGCGAATGCGGCAGCCGGCAGAAAACCGTTTAACATAGCGTGGATAGTTTTTCTTGATGCGATAAGCTCGGCAATGTATGCAAAAATACATCGCCTGCCAATTCAGGAAACAAACGAAAAACTGAAGATTGCGGCAACCTTCACTGACGAAATACATAAACTCTTTCCTCAATGTGTCTGGGCGCAAACATTCCGCATGAATGAAAATGAAGAAGAACTTGAACCCTTTTTTAGATTTTGGAAAGAGCAAATCGGGCAGGTTATTATTCAAAAATATAATCCGCTGTGCAATAAACTGCCCGATCGCCGCGTTGCCGACTTATCTCCGCTTGATCGGCATCCGTGCTGGCATCTAAAACGCGACATGACTGTTTTAACCGACGGCACTGTTCCATTATGCAGAGAAGATATTGACACGTCTCTTATTCTTGGAAATGCTTTTTCCGAAGAGCTTGCGGAAATATGGAAAAGAGCGGAGCCCATTTATAAAGAACACTTACATGCAGATTATAAAGGAATATGCAAATATTGTGACGAATACTATACCTATAACTTTTAA
- a CDS encoding Gldg family protein, with product MKKKKLKHEYRLQFVLSILICIFAAIFVSRVYVRVDLTKQKTYTLSPISLNILENLEGVAEITWFKSSGVEVHIPSLQYVKDFLTEYAAKGNCIFTVKDTGSVSQTALEKLGLAPQQIERTDKNSVMLENLYSGLMLEYLGETRLIPFLADTTRLEARLARFFTEIKQDVSGGKNNRTVFLLAPPDSLNGHYRYIIPWLQYEGFIPQVLSLPLPNLDPQVPLLVLGSGCLHEDDSMQLELFLEKKGNAVFFVSGNTVAAMDDWSAQAKKQDPLIELLVRHGISINASLIIDILNFRMTLPSANGMQYEKINYPFWPTVFLSAENSSLIFAGLPQLQLFWPSSVDVQNSDDTLQVLAHTSKNSITLAEPYDTNPFGKQLSLIANADNKRQVPFATASTKKGRLIVVADENMVSTAIEYTNSDYNLDFMINCLDWICGKEQILQLKNKQAIIPPFKNFETADKAAGIFSQARVINFLIIPLCILLAAISVQIVYRRKQ from the coding sequence ATGAAAAAGAAAAAATTAAAACACGAATACCGTTTGCAATTTGTACTGAGTATTTTGATTTGTATTTTTGCCGCAATTTTTGTATCCCGTGTGTATGTGCGGGTTGATTTAACAAAGCAAAAAACATATACGCTTTCGCCGATCAGTTTGAATATCTTGGAAAATCTTGAAGGAGTTGCGGAGATTACTTGGTTTAAATCAAGCGGCGTTGAAGTGCATATTCCTTCATTGCAGTATGTAAAAGATTTTTTAACCGAGTATGCGGCGAAGGGGAATTGTATTTTTACGGTAAAAGATACGGGCAGCGTAAGTCAAACAGCATTGGAAAAACTCGGATTGGCACCGCAGCAAATTGAGCGCACGGATAAAAACTCGGTTATGCTTGAAAATCTGTATTCAGGACTTATGCTTGAATACCTTGGCGAAACAAGGCTTATTCCCTTTCTTGCCGATACCACCCGATTGGAAGCGCGGCTTGCCCGTTTTTTTACCGAGATAAAACAGGATGTGAGCGGAGGTAAAAATAACAGAACTGTTTTTCTGCTTGCGCCGCCTGATAGTTTAAACGGGCACTATCGGTATATTATTCCGTGGCTGCAATACGAGGGGTTTATTCCGCAAGTGCTTTCGCTTCCTTTACCGAACTTGGATCCGCAAGTGCCGCTTTTGGTTTTGGGCTCGGGTTGTTTGCACGAAGATGACAGCATGCAGCTTGAACTCTTTTTAGAAAAAAAAGGCAATGCGGTGTTTTTTGTTTCGGGCAATACGGTTGCGGCAATGGACGACTGGAGTGCGCAAGCAAAAAAACAAGACCCGCTTATTGAGCTTTTAGTGCGGCACGGAATAAGTATCAATGCCTCGCTTATCATTGATATTCTAAACTTTAGAATGACGCTTCCGTCCGCAAACGGTATGCAGTATGAAAAGATTAACTATCCTTTTTGGCCGACTGTTTTTTTAAGCGCGGAAAACAGCAGTCTCATTTTTGCGGGGCTGCCGCAGCTTCAGCTTTTTTGGCCGTCGTCTGTCGATGTGCAAAACTCCGATGATACATTGCAAGTGCTTGCGCATACAAGCAAAAACTCAATTACGCTTGCCGAACCTTACGACACTAATCCCTTTGGTAAACAGCTCAGTCTGATTGCCAATGCCGACAACAAGCGGCAAGTACCCTTTGCCACCGCAAGCACGAAAAAGGGAAGACTGATTGTTGTTGCGGACGAAAACATGGTAAGCACCGCAATCGAGTATACCAACTCGGATTATAATCTTGATTTTATGATTAACTGTTTGGACTGGATATGCGGGAAAGAACAAATCTTGCAACTAAAAAATAAGCAGGCAATTATTCCGCCTTTTAAAAATTTTGAAACAGCAGATAAGGCGGCAGGTATTTTCTCGCAGGCGCGGGTGATCAATTTTCTTATTATTCCGCTCTGTATACTTTTAGCCGCCATCAGTGTTCAAATTGTATACCGGAGAAAGCAATGA